In one window of Paracoccus saliphilus DNA:
- a CDS encoding hydantoinase B/oxoprolinase family protein encodes MDMKTQDTDRLDPVTFEVLKNSFITSVDQMAEQMLRTCYSFVIYNRDFSNALHDAEGNSVAQGNQDIAVHVGTLHFTCKDVIRVFSGEMLPGDVYAINDPYAGGTHFSDVRLVRPIFDDDDLIGFSQSNGHWSDLGGSVPGSFDVSARDMFREAVRITPVRLFRAGEFCHDVANMIAQNTRDPASIIGDIHSQAGATAVAEREILRLVRKYGKNQVLQGMREVQDYVETAVRSRIAALPDGEWETVDYIDRDPARGEGMIPIHITMTIKGDRITYDFEGSHPTISSIYNSAPGATFSAVVAGMKTFFPDLPLNSGFYRMIDIKAPENSVVSAQWPVAVTGFLMPFEKIMNAIFEMWSQIMPDKAIACAFNLEYLLAGGRDLRSPEKPIFMFYEWLPGGWGGRNGKDGSDVTTACFGTGLMSQPNEGNERVNPTRTVEFQILRDSAGPGKWRGGAGVQKTSILLESEGAVMSYICDRERAVVWGIEGGLPSMPHGLSIRRSGEQEAKWLGSVFSDYPVNTGDEFARPTAGGGGYGDPLERDPQAVCEDVAHDYVSIERAAKDYGVVLTEVDADLCEFEVNLPATEKLRQEIRAKRKDWARMPPEEVAALYREGEINSLDAVRRYATILDWETGELLEKTTQQFRESFERRTVSHWA; translated from the coding sequence ATGGATATGAAGACGCAAGACACGGACCGCCTCGATCCGGTGACCTTCGAGGTTCTGAAAAACTCCTTCATCACTTCGGTCGACCAGATGGCCGAGCAGATGCTGCGCACCTGCTATTCATTCGTGATCTATAACCGGGATTTCTCGAACGCGCTGCATGATGCCGAAGGCAATTCGGTCGCGCAGGGCAACCAGGATATCGCCGTCCATGTCGGAACGCTGCATTTCACCTGCAAGGATGTCATCAGGGTATTCTCGGGCGAGATGCTGCCCGGGGATGTCTATGCTATCAACGACCCTTATGCGGGCGGCACGCATTTCTCGGATGTCCGCCTTGTGCGCCCGATCTTCGATGACGACGATCTGATCGGCTTCTCGCAATCGAATGGTCACTGGTCCGATCTTGGGGGCTCGGTTCCCGGATCTTTCGATGTCTCTGCCCGTGACATGTTCCGCGAAGCCGTTCGGATCACCCCTGTGCGCCTGTTCCGTGCGGGAGAGTTCTGCCACGATGTTGCCAATATGATCGCGCAGAACACGCGTGATCCGGCATCGATCATCGGTGATATCCACTCGCAGGCAGGCGCCACGGCGGTGGCCGAGCGGGAAATCCTGCGGCTGGTTCGGAAATACGGCAAGAACCAGGTTCTGCAGGGTATGCGCGAAGTGCAGGATTATGTCGAAACGGCGGTCCGTAGCCGTATCGCCGCCTTGCCCGACGGTGAATGGGAAACCGTGGACTATATCGACCGCGATCCCGCGCGGGGCGAGGGAATGATTCCGATCCACATCACGATGACCATCAAGGGCGACCGGATCACCTATGATTTCGAGGGTAGCCACCCGACGATCTCCTCGATTTACAATTCCGCGCCCGGGGCGACATTCTCGGCTGTTGTTGCGGGGATGAAGACCTTCTTCCCCGATCTGCCGCTCAATTCCGGCTTTTACCGCATGATCGACATCAAGGCGCCGGAAAACAGCGTGGTCAGCGCGCAATGGCCTGTGGCGGTGACCGGCTTTCTGATGCCCTTCGAGAAGATCATGAACGCGATTTTCGAAATGTGGTCACAGATCATGCCGGACAAGGCGATCGCCTGCGCTTTCAACCTTGAATACCTGCTTGCCGGAGGGCGCGACCTGCGCTCACCCGAAAAGCCGATCTTCATGTTCTACGAGTGGCTTCCTGGTGGCTGGGGCGGCCGGAACGGCAAGGACGGTTCGGATGTGACGACGGCCTGTTTCGGAACCGGTCTCATGTCACAACCCAATGAAGGGAACGAGCGCGTCAACCCGACCAGAACAGTCGAGTTCCAGATCCTGCGCGACAGTGCTGGTCCGGGCAAATGGCGCGGTGGAGCGGGGGTGCAGAAAACCTCGATCCTGCTGGAAAGCGAAGGGGCGGTCATGTCCTATATCTGCGACCGCGAACGCGCCGTCGTCTGGGGGATCGAAGGCGGGCTGCCATCAATGCCGCATGGCCTCTCGATCCGCCGCAGCGGCGAGCAGGAGGCGAAATGGCTGGGCTCGGTCTTTTCCGATTACCCGGTCAATACCGGCGATGAATTCGCAAGACCGACCGCTGGTGGAGGTGGCTATGGCGATCCGCTGGAACGCGATCCACAGGCAGTCTGCGAGGATGTGGCCCATGACTACGTCTCGATTGAGCGCGCCGCCAAGGATTACGGTGTCGTGCTGACAGAGGTGGATGCGGATCTTTGTGAATTCGAGGTCAATCTGCCTGCAACCGAAAAACTGCGGCAAGAGATCCGTGCCAAGCGCAAGGATTGGGCCCGAATGCCGCCCGAAGAAGTTGCCGCACTCTATCGCGAAGGCGAAATCAACAGTCTCGACGCGGTGCGCCGTTACGCCACGATTCTCGATTGGGAGACGGGTGAACTGCTTGAAAAGACAACACAACAATTCAGGGAAAGCTTCGAACGCCGGACCGTAAGCCACTGGGCATAA